The genome window CAATACTTGTCACTACTCCAGCAAGTGTTTTTGTATTTTGTGCAACTGTCGGAGATTCTGTTTCTTTTGTAGAACTAGAAGTACCTCGAAGTTCAACAACACTTCGAAGAGAAATATCCGCTTCTACCTTCATCCCCATCTTAAAGCCTTCGATTGTTGTTTCTGTATTATTAATATACAGGCGGGCATTATTATTTATATTGTATGTAATTTGACGACCGCTATTATTTTGTAAAGTAATCTTGCTCAGCTTTTTTTCTATTACTCCGTTTGAATTGGCATATTCTGAAAATGTTACATCTACAAAGGTTCCAGTCACCATTTGGGCAGCATGGGCTGTTTGACTTGATGAAAATCCGAGAATCGTTAGTAACAAAATCATTAGTATGTATGGAATCTTCTTCAACAAATCCCGCCTCCTTAAAAATTTTATTTACAAATAGTATATCGTATTATTGGTAGTTTTTCCTATTCAAAAAGTTACATTTTAGTGCGTTTACTTTCTTTATTAAAGCTATCATTAGATACAAAGATAGAGGTAGCTTCCAACTTCAAGCTACCTTGTCTTCATCATACTTGAATGTCAATTGTATGTCCGGCTGACGGATGTGGAGCATCTAACATTTCAACTAACTGTTCTGTATTTTGCTGTTGCATCTCCATTGCCTGCTTCGTTACAGCTAGAGATACATTTTGCATTAGCGTTGCTTGATTCATTGCCATTGATAAAGCTGCGATATCCATTTAGTCCACCTCCTATCTAATTTATCGGTCAAATGTTCCATTCATCAAGCGATTTCTCCCATTTTCAAACAAAAAACATCTACTGTCCTAAATATTAGACTCAATAGATGTTTTCTTATCTTCATTCAGCAAAATGTTTTAGTAGCAAAAGCAAAGCGTCAGCTACAGATGTTCTTTGTAACGAAAGCGAAGCGTCAGTTACAGATGTTTTTTAGCGAAAGCGAAGCGTCAGCTACAATTACGCCAACGAAATTGATTACATTTTATTTTCGATAGTACGCCATGCTTCTTCAAAGCCAAGTCCTTTTTCTGAAGAAAAAACAATAAGTGGATCATTTTTGTCCATATCCAGCGTTTCTTTCACGACCTTTTTATGTTTATCCCATTTACCTTTTGGAATTTTATCCGCCTTTGTTGCAATGACAATACAAGGAATATTGTAATGCTTTAAAAAATCATACATCATGCAATCATCATCTGTAGGAGGATGACGTAAATCAACAATTTGTACGACTGCCTTTAATTCCTGGCGTCCTGTAAGGTAGCGCTCAATCATTTTCCCCCACGCTTCACGCTCAGTCTTTGAAACCTTTGCATAACCATATCCCGGAACATCTACAAAAAACAATTGCTCTTCGATTTTGTAAAAATTAAGCGTTTGTGTTTTTCCGGGCTTAGAAGAAATACGTGCTAAAGCTTTACGACCGATCATTCGGTTAATGAAGGAGGATTTCCCCACATTTGAACGACCGGCTAGTGCAAATTCTGGCAGTCCATCTTCTGGATATTGGTCTGGTCTTACAGCACTTATGACCATTTCGACGTTATGGACTTTCATTTTCTTATAAACCTCCGTCCAGTGCATAGGCCAATACTTCATCAGCCGATGACACTAGTTTAAATGTTAGTTGTTCGCGTACACTTTCAGGAATATCCTCAATATCTCGCTCATTATCTTTCGGACAAATAATTGTCGTTAAGCCTGCTCGATGCGCACTGAGTGTTTTTTCCTTTAAACCACCAATTGGCAGTACACGTCCACGTAATGTTATTTCACCTGTCATGCCAACTTCACGGCGTATTGGGCGGTGTAAAATTGCGGAAACAATTGCGGTTGCCATTGTAATACCTGCAGAAGGTCCATCTTTTGGAACAGCTCCTTCAGGAACGTGAATATGAATATCATGTGTTTCAAAATATTCTGCATCCACCTGAAGGTCTTCTATTTTTGTACGGACATACGATAAAGCTGTTTGAGCAGATTCCTTCATGACATCGCCAAGCTTCCCAGTTAGCTGCAATTTCCCTTTACCCGGTGTTAATGATACCTCAATTTGTAATGTATCACCACCCACAGTTGTATAAGCAAGCCCAGTAGCTACTCCGACTTGATTTTCCTTCTCTGCTTGTCCATAACGGAAGCGATGCTTGCCAAGTAACTCTTCTAAAGACTTTGAGCTAACTGTTACTCGTTTCTTCTCACCAGAAACGATGATCTTAGCGATTTTACGGCATAGAGTTGCGATTTGACGCTCTAGCCCTCGAACACCTGCTTCACGTGTATAATAACGGATAACATCTACTACTGCTTCATCTTTAATAATAACTTGTGTTTTTTTCAAGCCATGCTCTTTTAACTGTCTTGGTATTAAATGATTTTTGGTAATTTGCGCCTTTTCAATTTCTGTATAGCCAGCAATTGAGATTACTTCCATACGATCTAGTAACGGCCCTGGGATTGCACTTAAATCATTAGCAGTAGCAATAAATAATACATTTGATAAATCATAAGGTTCTTCAATGTAATGGTCGCTAAATGTATTATTTTGGGCTGGATCCAAAACTTCAAGCATTGCTGCTGCAGGATCTCCTCTAAAGTCATTAGACATTTTATCAATTTCATCTAGTAGGAACACAGGATTAATCGTTCCTGCCTTTTTCATACCTTGGATAATACGACCGGGCATTGCCCCAACATACGTACGACGATGACCTCGAATTTCTGATTCGTCACGTACCCCACCTAATGAAATACGGATAAATTTGCGATCTAAGCTTTCTGCAATAGATCGAGCTAATGACGTCTTACCGACACCAGGAGGGCCAGCTAAACATAGTATTGGTCCACGTAACGAGTTTTTCAACTGACGTACAGCTAAATATTCTAATATGCGTTCTTTTACTTTTTCTAATCCGTCATGATCACGATTTAAAATGTTCTCTGCATGTTCGATATTCATGCGGTCCTCAGTCGCATTAGTCCATGGTACTGATACAATCCAATCAATATAGTTTCGAATTACGCCACTCTCTGCACTAGCT of Lysinibacillus agricola contains these proteins:
- the lon gene encoding endopeptidase La, encoding MVTIQKTTNVPLLPLRGLLVYPSMVLHIDVGRNRSVAALEQAMLEDQLILLVTQKEMHDEQPEEQDLYPIGTIAYVKQMLKLPNGTLRILVEGVARASWTNYQALEKYTVVDIDVKEEALDKDIETQALMRTLLTYFEKYAKASNKITSETISTVADIEEPGRLADIIASHLPFKIADKQEVLEMLNVKKRLDHLIIRLHDEQEVLDLEKKINTKVKQSMERTQKEYYLREQMKAIQTELGDREGKTGEVAELRKRIDETGMPESTKELVLKELDRYEKIPTASAESGVIRNYIDWIVSVPWTNATEDRMNIEHAENILNRDHDGLEKVKERILEYLAVRQLKNSLRGPILCLAGPPGVGKTSLARSIAESLDRKFIRISLGGVRDESEIRGHRRTYVGAMPGRIIQGMKKAGTINPVFLLDEIDKMSNDFRGDPAAAMLEVLDPAQNNTFSDHYIEEPYDLSNVLFIATANDLSAIPGPLLDRMEVISIAGYTEIEKAQITKNHLIPRQLKEHGLKKTQVIIKDEAVVDVIRYYTREAGVRGLERQIATLCRKIAKIIVSGEKKRVTVSSKSLEELLGKHRFRYGQAEKENQVGVATGLAYTTVGGDTLQIEVSLTPGKGKLQLTGKLGDVMKESAQTALSYVRTKIEDLQVDAEYFETHDIHIHVPEGAVPKDGPSAGITMATAIVSAILHRPIRREVGMTGEITLRGRVLPIGGLKEKTLSAHRAGLTTIICPKDNERDIEDIPESVREQLTFKLVSSADEVLAYALDGGL
- a CDS encoding YjfB family protein yields the protein MDIAALSMAMNQATLMQNVSLAVTKQAMEMQQQNTEQLVEMLDAPHPSAGHTIDIQV
- the yihA gene encoding ribosome biogenesis GTP-binding protein YihA/YsxC yields the protein MKVHNVEMVISAVRPDQYPEDGLPEFALAGRSNVGKSSFINRMIGRKALARISSKPGKTQTLNFYKIEEQLFFVDVPGYGYAKVSKTEREAWGKMIERYLTGRQELKAVVQIVDLRHPPTDDDCMMYDFLKHYNIPCIVIATKADKIPKGKWDKHKKVVKETLDMDKNDPLIVFSSEKGLGFEEAWRTIENKM